The sequence CAGTTCCGTGCCACCGTGCACCTGGGTTTCCGTTACCTGGAGCTACCCGGCGTTGATCCTGCTGAGGTGTCCAGGGTCGGTGCGGTGGTGGTCCGCGGACGCCACCCCGGCCAGGGCAGCTTCTCCAGCTCGGATCCCACCCTGGACGCCGTCTTCCGGCTGCTGCGGGATTCGGCGCTGTACGGGGTGCAGGAGCAGTTCGTGGACACCCCGACCCGGGAAAAAGGCCAGTTCCTGGCCGACGCCGCGAACATCTCCTATGCCACCATGGCCCTGTTCGGCGAGCACGCCTACACGGCGCAGGCGCTGCGGGAGTTCAGCTGGTCTGCGCTCCGTTATTGGACCGACGGGGAGGACAAGGGACGCTACAACGCCGTCTACCCCAACGGGGACGGCAAGCGCGACATTCCTGATTTCTCCCTGATGGTCCCCGAGTGGGCCGAGGAGTACCACCGCCGCACCGGAGACCTCACGCTCATCCGCGAGCTGCTGCCGCACCTGTGCGATACGGCGGACTACGCGCTGCGGCACATTCCCGAGGAGGGCCCGACGGCGGGACTGGTCACCAGGCTGGGCGGCGGCTCCGGCCCGTACCTGCACGGCATCGTTGACTGGCCCGCGCCTGGCCGGTTTGGGTACGACATGGAGTGTGCGGCTAAAACCACCGTCAACGCCCAGGCGTACTCGGCGCTGATGTCAACGGCCCGGCTCTGCGGCACCGTTGGTGACGAGGATGCAGCAGCCCGCTATGCGGCGTCGGCCCGGACCCTGGCCAGGGCCATCCGGTCACGCCTGCGGGTGGACGGGGTAATGATCGACGGCCTCCACGGGGACGGAACCCCCAGCCCCCACGCGTCCCAGCACGCCACCTCCTTCCCGCTGTCCCTGGGCATCACCGACCCGGCCGACGCCCAGGAGGATGCCGTCCGGATCGCTGTCATGGGGATGCGGCAGGGACCCATGACCGTGCACCGCCTGGTCCGCGCCCTGCTTGGCCAAGGCATGACCGACGCGGTTCTGGACCTGCTCACCAACAGCGGCCAGCCCGGCTGGGCCCGGCTCCTGGAACGCGGCGCCACCTTCACCTGGGAGGCCTGGGACCTGGTGGACGGCACCGACTACAGCCAGTCGCACGCCTGGTCCGCATCGATAGTCAAGGAGATCTTCGAACACCTGCTGGGCGTACAGAACGTGGTGCCCGGCGAACTCCTGATTGAGCCGCCGTTGTGCCGGCTGGACCACGCCCGCGGCCGCGTGCCCACGGGCAACGGCTGGGCGGACGTCAGCTGGCGGCGGCACGGTCCATTGGTGGAGGTTGAGTGCATCATTCCGCCGGGAGTGCTGGCAACAGTCAGGTTGCCGTCGGGCCTTTACGGGGTCAAAGGCCCGACGCCGGACGGTGCAGCCGCCAGGTCTTTTCCGGAAGATGCAGCAGGCCCCGCCGGGGCCACCAGGGATTTCCGGGTCCACACTGGAACGTGGACCTTCGCACCGGAGTGAAGCAGGCAGATGAACACAAGAGGAGCCCCAAGAATGCAGGAACCCAGCGGTCCGTCCCCAGTCTGGAGCAAGGTGCAGGGCCTCGCCTTCGGCGGCGACTACAACCCGGAACAGTGGCCCCGCAGCGTGCGCGCGGAGGATCTGGAACTGATGCAGGAAGCGGGGGTGAATCTCCTCAGCGTCGGCATCTTTTCCTGGGCCCTGCTGGAACCGGCCGAGGGACAGTACGACTTTGGCTGGCTGGACGAGGTCATGGACAACCTCGCGGGCATCGGGGTGAAGGTGGCGCTGGCCACCGCCACCGCCGCTCCCCCGGCCTGGCTGGTCCGCAAGCATCCGGAAATCCTGCCGGTCACGGCTGACGGGACCGTGCTGGGGCCGGGCTCGCGGCGGCACTACACGCCGTCGTCGGCCGTGTACCGCCGCTATGCCACCGGAATTACCCGCGTGATCGCCGAACGATACCAGGACCACCCGGCCCTGGCCCTGTGGCACGTGGACAACGAACTCGGCTGCCACATCTCCGAGTTCTACGGGGATGAGGACGCCACCGCTTTCCGCGCCTGGCTGGAGCGCCGGTACGGGACCGTTGATGCGCTCAACGCCTCCTGGGGCACGGCGTTCTGGTCCCAGAACTACGGTTCCTTTGACGAAATCCTGCCGCCGTCCGTCGCCCCGTCCACGCTCAACCCGGGGCAGCAACTGGACTTTCAGCGGTTCAACTCCTGGTCCCTGGTGGACTACTACCGGCAGCTCGTGGCGGTACTGCGCGAAGTGACGCCGGACGTCCCCTGCACCACCAACCTGATGGCCTCAAGCGCCACCAAGTCCATGGACTATTTCGACTGGGCCAAGGAACTGGATGTCATCGCCAACGACCACTACCTGGTGGCCGCCGACCCCGAACGGCAGGTGGAACTCGCGTTCAGCGCGGACCTTACCCGCGGCATTGCGGGCGGTGACCCATGGATCCTGATGGAACATTCGACGTCGGCCGTGAACTGGCAGCCGCGCAACCAGCCCAAGATGCCCGGCGAGATGCTGCGGAATTCCCTGGCGCACGTGGCGCGCGGGGCGGACGCCGTGATGTTCTTCCAGTGGCGCCAGAGCTTTGCCGGCTCGGAAAAGTTCCATTCCGCGATGGTGCCGCACGGAGGGCGGGACACGCGGGTGTGGCGCGAGGTGGTGGAACTGGGCGCAGCGCTGAAACGCCTGGAACCTGTGCGTGGTTCGCGGGTTCAATCCCGGGCCGCCATCGTCTTTGACTACGAGTCCTGGTGGGCCAGCGAGATTGATTCCAAGCCCAGTATCGATGTGAAGTATTTGGACCTGTTGCGGGCGTTCCACCGCGCCCTGTTCCTCCGCGGAATTACCGTGGACCTGGTGCACCCGTCCGCGTCGCTGGAGGGGTATGGCCTGGTGCTCGTGTGCACGCTGTACGCCGTGTCCGATGACTCCGCCGCCAACATCGCCGCGGCCGCCTCTGCCGGGGCCACGGTGTTGGTGAGTTACTTCAGCGGAATTGTGGACATGCAGGACCACGTGCGGCTGGGAGGCTATCCGGGCGCGTTCCGCGGTCTCCTGGGCGTGCGCGTGGAGGAATTCCACCCGCTGCTGGCCGGGTCCCAGCTGAAACTCAGCGACGGGACCGTCTCGTCGGTGTGGAGCGAGCATGTGCATCTGGCCGGCGCGGAGGCGATACAGGCCTTTACCGGGTATCCGCTGGACGGCGTTCCCGCCGTCACCCGGCGGCCCGTGGGTTTCGGGGCGGCCTGGTACCTGGCTACCTTCCCCGATCCCGATGGCATTGATGCCCTCCTGGACAAACTGCTCGCCGAATCCGGGGTTTCCCCTGTTGCCGACGCCGATCCTGGAGTGGAGCTTGTCCGCCGGGTTTCCGAGGACGGGCGGAGCTTCCTGTTTGCCATCAACCACACGCGCTCGGCTGCTTCGGTTTCTGCCACCGGCACCGACCTGCTGACGGGTGAGTCTTTTGGCGGCACGGTTCCGGCCGGGGGTGTCGTAGTGGTGGCCGAGGGTTAGATAGGCGGTTGCCATACGGGAAGCGTCAAAACCTCCTGAGGTGACCCAGGAGCCCCGGGGACGACGGCCCAGAGCTAGACTCACTCTCACAACTAGGTTGGGGGACCAAATGAGTAGACCTGCATACGCGACTCACACGGCAACGCATCGACTGAACAAACTGGCTGTTGCATCGATTGTGTTTGCTGTCGTAGCTGCATCAGGTTTCTGGGTTTTTGGAGTCGCGGTTCTTGCTGTCTTTGCAGTGGGCGCCGGGCACGTCGCCCTCAATCAGATCCAACTCAAAGATGAGCGGGGAAAAGGGCTGGCAATCGCTGCTCTCGCCGTTGGGTACTGCATTGCCACTCTGGCATTGATCAGCATTTTGGGCTTCATACCGAGCGTCGTCCATCAGCTATGGCAGTAATCGCGTGTCCCAAGGCATATTCTGTGGGCCTGCTTGGGGACCGGGGTGGGGCGTATAGCCGGAAAAATGGGGATCTCATCACTGACCCTCACGCTATTGGCAGTCCTGTGTGCGTGCGGAGGGCCAGCAACGCCGCTACCAACAGTTATTGAACTCGCTGCCACGGGGTATCGCTTTGCTCAAAGGGTCCTGCACTAGTGCAGATACGAGTTGCCGGGCGCCCGCCACCACTGTGGAGTCGAAGTCCATTTCCGTCGCCATGACCCAGCCTCTGCCCGCCGGCCACAGGATGTTCGATGACTGCGGGAATAGTGGGGAATGGTACCGGGGGCACATGAATCACCTATCCGCGGTCGCGGTAGCACTGCGGCGCGGAGCTGCAGGGGGTGAGAAGCCGCCTTTTCCACATAGGACGTAGAGGCCGTCGGAATTGTCAGAGGGTGCTGGAAGACTCTGCTTATGGAGGCGGTTGAAGTGGGAGCAAAAGCACTGGAGGCCAAGCCTCAAGTGCCTTCCATCGCTGATGTGCTTAACCTGTTGGCCCGTGTTCCCCTGGCTGCTGATGGTGCGGGCTTGGTTGACCAGATTCGCGGGCTGGAGGAGTTGAAGTGCTTTGCCGGTGCCCGGCAGGCTGAGGCCGCTGTGGCTTTTGATCTGTCCCAGCGGCGGGAACAGGCCGACGCCGGGGTCCCGGCCGCCGGGCAGGGTGCCGGGGTCGCGGCGCAGATCGCCTTGGCAAGGCGGGAGTCCCCGGCCCGGGGTTCCCGGCTGCTGGGCCTGGCCAAGGCGTTAACCGGGATGCCGCACACGTTCGCCGCGTTCCGGGCCGGGCTGCTCAATGAGTGGCGGACCACCCTGATCGTGAAGGAAACCATCTGCCTCACGCCCGGGGACCGGGCCGGGGTGGATGAGGAACTCGCCGCCGATACCGGCGCCCTGGGCGGTGCGGGAGACAAGGCGATCATCGCCGCCGTCCGCGCCGCGGCGTACCGGCGGGACCCGGCCTCCGTCGCCAAACGCGCCGCCCGGGCCGTGAGCGAGCGGGCCGTGAGCCTGCGTCCGGCCCCGGACACCATGACCTACCTGACCGCGCTGCTCCCGGTCGCCCAGGGCGTGGCCGCCTACGCCGCCCTGGTCCGGGACGCGGACACCGCCCGGGCGGCCGGGGATGACCGGTCCCGTGGCCAGGTCATGGCCGACACCCTCATCGAACGCCTCACCGGCACCCCCGGCGGCATCACCGGGGTCCAGATCCAGCTCGTCATGACCGACCGCACCCTCCTCCGGGCCGACGCAGAACCAGCACGGCTCCCCGGCTACGGCACCATCCCGGCAGAACCGGCTCGGGCCATCGCCCTCGCCGGCGGACCAGCCGCGGCCAACCCACTGGCCGGGCCGTCGGGTATGGAAGAACTCGACCTCTGGGTCCGGCGGCTTTACACCGTTCCGGGCAGCGGCGAGCTCGTGGCGATGGACTCCACAGCCCGGCTCTTCCCGGCCGGGTTGAAACGGTTTCTTCAGGTCCGTGACGACACCTGCCGCACCCCGTACTGCGACGCCCCGATCAGGCACCACGACCACATCACCGCCTGGCACACCGGTGGACCCACCAGCGTGAATAATGGCCAGGGTTTGTGCGAAGCCTGCAACCACACCAAGGAAACCCCCGGCTGGACGGCCCAAACCATCCAGGGACAGCGGCATATCGTCGCAACCACCACCCCCACCGGCCACACCTACCACTCCACCGCCCCACCACTCCCCGGGAGCGCACTTCTAACCGCCAGCCTGCCGTCCGCCGACGTGCCGCAGCGGGAGGTCAATGATTTCCTGCCGCTTCGGGGTGAGCACGGACTGGATCCTGGCCAGCATTTGAAGAGCCCCGCTGGCCACGTGCTGGGAAGGGTGTCTGCACCCCGCGCCCACGGACCGGCGGAGGGTCGGCAGCGGTTACGGCCCAGGGAGAGCAGCGTCCCGTAGGGAACCATCGTCAGTCAGCAGGACCTTCCTCAACAGCTCCGCCATTGGACAGCTCTGCCCCGGAGGAACCGTTGGTCCCCCGGGGCAGAACCGGGTTTGAATATGTTCCCAGTGGCCTAGCTGCGGATGGCTGTTTTCATTTCGTCAGTGGCCTTCTTGCCGGCTTCGTCCGTGGACAAGCGTTCAAAGAGGACCTCTGAGGTGTACCGCTTGATGATCTCCTGGATGGCACCTGCACCCTTGGGCGGCGGGGCCGGAGCCTCTCCCAGTTCATCCTTGATCTCGTCGATGAACTTGACCACCTTGGTATCGGCCGGAGTCAGCTTGGGCGCGATGGCTGCACGGACATCCGAGTTAGGATAAACGCCGCGGTCCGCCAGGAGTGCCTCGCCGGCCTTCACATTGTTGGTGAGGAAATCGATGAACTTTGCCGCTTCCTGCGGGTGTTTGGTGCGTGAGGAGGCGGACCAGAACTGCGAGGCCTTGTACCAAAGCTTCGCCTCATCGGCGGCACCGGCTTTGGAGGGGAAGCGCAGGATCTTCAGGTCGCCGCCGGAGGCCTTTTCCAGCGCCGGAGCCTGGTTGGACCACCAGAAGGCCATCGCGTTCTTTCCGGTTGCCAGGCCGCTCTGGTCCAGCGGCGCGGCATCAGCCTCCACCACTTCGGCAGCAGGCGGTACGGCCTTGTTTTGGCTCAACTGCTTCAGGAATGCCCACCAGCCGGCGATGTCGGCCGGTTCGAAGCCCAGCTTGCCTTCAGAGGTGTAGAGCGACTTTCCGTTCTGTCGAAGCCACACACCCAGGGAGGCCTCGTCGGTTCCGTAGGCGGCCGAACCGTACGTACCTTTCGGGGACTTGGCAGTAATGTCGGCCGCGATGCGCCCAAAATCCTCCCAGGTCCACGTGGAGTCGTTCGGCAGTGGTACGCCGGCTGCCTGGAAGACCGCGGGGTTGGCCAGGATGGTGGCCGCGTTGATGCCGGCGGAAATACCGGTCAATCCCTTATCGCTCCTGCCTGCATTCAGCGCCGCCTCGTCAAGCTTTGAGGTGTCGATGCCGTACTTGGAGAGGTCAAGGAGCGCGCCTCGGCTCGAGTATTCGGTAATGTACTTTTCGTCCATCTGGATGACGTCGGGAGCATCGTTGGCCGCCGTCTGGGTGGCGAGTTTGTCCCAGTAGCCACTCCAGTCACCGAACTCCGGCTTGACCGTGATGTTGGGATTTTCGGCCTCGAACGCTGCGATGGCCGCCTGGGTCAACTGCGCCCGTTTGTCACCTCCCCACCAAGTGAAGCGAAGTTCCACTTTGCCGTCCGCGCTTTTCGGTGCTGCTCCTCCGCCGCAGGCGCTGAGGGCCAGGACGGCAGCCGTCGCAGCAGCAACCGCTATCGCCCATCGGACCCGGCCCTTCCCGGGACGGCGGGGCGCGCCTGGTGCGGGAGCCCTTGAGGGCTGATGTGCAGGCGCCGCGGGGCGGGGTGAACGTGGCACTGTGTACTCCGATCATCGTTGATCTGTCGGGGATGGGGGCTGAACTAAGGAAGGCGAAGCGTGAAAGCGCTTTCCACAACTAATAATACAAGCTTATAACTTGTAGAACAAGATACTGGGGCGTTGAAAGACTTGAGGCGACGGAGCCCTTGTCACTAAGCGCGTTCAGCCTGGACCCCCAGGGCGCCACGCGGCCAGGAGGTACCGCTTGTTGACGCGCCAAAAACCCTTTGTTAGGTTGAGAGAAACCGTTTTCTTGGTGGTCATGCCTCCCGTAAGACAGCCGGCGTCACGGTCCATGAATACGCATTCCAAGGAAGGAGCCGGCCCCAATGAGCCCAACACCAAGGCCCAGTGCCATCGCCGGCTACGAGGACTGGCCGGCCTACGTGCGCAGCAAACCCGGGCACCGGGCGTCGGCAGCGGCGGCGCAGGAACTATCGGACGCCCTGGGTGTACCGGGTCCGGTGGCACCGCCGGATGTGACGGTGCAGTGGGAACACACGCACGACGGCGCCACCACCTCCCAGCTCAGCTGGCAGTTGGGCTTTGGGCCCCGCACCACTGGCTGGCTGGTGCGGCCTGCCGGGCACCCAGGTCCCCTGCCGGGCGTCCTGGCACTGCACTGCCACGGCGGCAACAAGTTCGGCGGCGCGGACCGGCTGGTGGAGCTTCCCGATAACCATCCGTCAGCCGCATCCGCCCGTGCCGGGCACTACGACGGCCGCGCCCTGGCTACTGACACCGCCCGAAGGGGCTTTGTTGTCCTGGCCCATGACACCTTCGCCTGGGGCAGCCGCCGCTTCGACCTCTCCTCAGCTCCATGGCGCACTGCAGCGGCAGCGGCGGCGCAGCACGCGCAATGGCGGGAGGACGGCGTCGCTCCTTCCGCCGCGGACGAATACAACGCGGCCGCGGGCTTCCACGAGGACACGATTGCCAAAGCGGCAGGGCTGCTGGGCACCAGCCTGGCAGGCATGGTGGCACATGACGACCTCGCCGCCCTGGAAGTCCTGGCCGCCCGGCCCGGCGTGGACCAGGACCGGCTGGGCTGCATCGGATTCTCCGGCGGAGGGGGCCGCTCGCTCACCCTGGCTGCCCTGAGCCCCCGGATCCGGGCCTCCGTGGTGGCATGCATGATGACCACCTTCGAATCCCTCTTCCCCGCCTACCTGGACGCACACTCGTGGCTGCTTCAGACTCCCGGCCTGTGGAAACTGGGCGACTGGCCGGAGCTTAGCGGCAGGTCGGCGGCGGCCCGGTTCCTGGTGCAGTACGCCCTTGCCGATGAACTCTTTCCCGAGGACGGCATGCGCCGGGCACACCAACTGCTGGAATCAATGCATGCCGGCACCGGCAGGTACACGGGCAGCTTTTGGCCCGGAGGCCACGTATTCACTGCTGCCATGCAGGACGAAGCCCTCCATTTCCTGACGCAAGCCTTGGCCCCGCAACCCCTTCCCACCTCTCCCCAAGGACCCCGATGACCACACAGCATTCCACCGCCGCGGACCCGACGCACCAACAGGGCGCTGCTGCCTCCGTCCCGCGGGTGGCACTTGTGGGCGTACATGGCTTCGGCGAACATCACCTCGCCAACCTGGCCCGGCTTGAAAAAAACGGCGCACTGGAACTGGTAGCTGTTGCCGATCCCAATCCGCCGCACCCCGGCACCCTCGCCGGGTCGGTCGCCGTGTTCCCCGATTTCGCCGCGCTGCTGGCCGCCCGGCCGGGCGCCGACGTCGTCATTATTGCCACCCCGATCCAGACGCATGCCCCGCTGGCGGCCGCGGCGCTGGAAGCCGGAATGGACGTCTACGTCGAAAAGCCGCCGGTGGCGTCGCTGGCCCAGTTCGAGCAGGTCGTTGCTGCCGCGAACGGCAATGGCCGCCTGGTCCAGGTGGGCTTCCAGAGCCTGGGGTCCCACGCCTTGCCGGCCATCAGGGAGATGGTGGAGGCAGGGAACATCGGTACGGTCTTGGGCATCAGCGCCAGCGGCCAGTGGCTGCGGACCAAGGCATACTTCAAGCGGTCGCGCTGGGCCGGAAAACGCAACCTGGACGGCACGGACGTGGTGGATGGCGTGGCAACCAATGCGCTGGCCCACGCCGTTGCAACCGGGCTGCATCTGGCCGGGGCGCACACTGCTGCCGACGTCGCCTCCGTGGAAACTGACCTGTACCGGGCCAATGACACCGAAAGCGATGACACCTCCATCATCCGGGTCCGCACCGCGCCGGGAACCACGCTGTTGTGCGCCCTGACGCTCTGCGCGCCGGATCAGCTGGACCCCACCGTCACCGTGCACGGAACGCTGGGCGACATTACCCTTTCCTACACGAAAGACGAGGTGGTCATCACTACCCCGGACGGCGAGCGCCGGGAGTCGTACGGCCGGACCGACCTGCTGGAGAACCTGCTCGCCTCCCGCGCCACCGGCGTGCCGCTGCTGTGTGGGTTGGAGGATACCGGTGCGTTCACCACCGTGCTGGAGGCCATCCGCACTTCACCGGACCCGGCCCCGATAGGCGCCGAACACCTGGCCTGGGAAGGCGAGGGAGACGACGCCCACCCCGTGGTTCGCGGCATAGCGGACCTGATCCAGCGGGCCGTCAAGGCGCAGGCTACCTTCGCCGAACTGGGCGTCCCCTGGGCCCGCCACCTTCCGCCAGTCCACACGCTGAGCGTGGACGGCAGGCTCGTAGCCGAGTACCAGGACGGCAGCCATGTCCGTGCAGTCTCGTCCCCGCGCCCCTATCTGCACCCGGTCCGCACCCTGGGCGGCACCGTGGTCACGGACCACCAGCCACTGGACCATGTGTGGCATCTGGGCGCC comes from Pseudarthrobacter sp. NIBRBAC000502770 and encodes:
- a CDS encoding DUF6807 family protein, with the translated sequence MTTQHSTAADPTHQQGAAASVPRVALVGVHGFGEHHLANLARLEKNGALELVAVADPNPPHPGTLAGSVAVFPDFAALLAARPGADVVIIATPIQTHAPLAAAALEAGMDVYVEKPPVASLAQFEQVVAAANGNGRLVQVGFQSLGSHALPAIREMVEAGNIGTVLGISASGQWLRTKAYFKRSRWAGKRNLDGTDVVDGVATNALAHAVATGLHLAGAHTAADVASVETDLYRANDTESDDTSIIRVRTAPGTTLLCALTLCAPDQLDPTVTVHGTLGDITLSYTKDEVVITTPDGERRESYGRTDLLENLLASRATGVPLLCGLEDTGAFTTVLEAIRTSPDPAPIGAEHLAWEGEGDDAHPVVRGIADLIQRAVKAQATFAELGVPWARHLPPVHTLSVDGRLVAEYQDGSHVRAVSSPRPYLHPVRTLGGTVVTDHQPLDHVWHLGAGVALQDVDGVNFWGGRTYTREAGQYVWRPDHGSITVTGTTAGQHDARDGRPGRLQETLSWNGPDGAPILLEERTWAWSGVAPAIWRLSLDFALSPAGNKPVSLGSPGSNGRFGGGYGGFFWRLPACEGATVWTPAGSGEPATHGSVTRWIAWAGTFDGGPATLVFVAPNDAADPWFVRVDGYPGVGQSLAWDSPVIARPGSPVRRSITVFVADGILATPDVETLIHQQGDPS
- a CDS encoding ABC transporter substrate-binding protein encodes the protein MPRSPRPAAPAHQPSRAPAPGAPRRPGKGRVRWAIAVAAATAAVLALSACGGGAAPKSADGKVELRFTWWGGDKRAQLTQAAIAAFEAENPNITVKPEFGDWSGYWDKLATQTAANDAPDVIQMDEKYITEYSSRGALLDLSKYGIDTSKLDEAALNAGRSDKGLTGISAGINAATILANPAVFQAAGVPLPNDSTWTWEDFGRIAADITAKSPKGTYGSAAYGTDEASLGVWLRQNGKSLYTSEGKLGFEPADIAGWWAFLKQLSQNKAVPPAAEVVEADAAPLDQSGLATGKNAMAFWWSNQAPALEKASGGDLKILRFPSKAGAADEAKLWYKASQFWSASSRTKHPQEAAKFIDFLTNNVKAGEALLADRGVYPNSDVRAAIAPKLTPADTKVVKFIDEIKDELGEAPAPPPKGAGAIQEIIKRYTSEVLFERLSTDEAGKKATDEMKTAIRS
- a CDS encoding HNH endonuclease signature motif containing protein, which codes for MEAVEVGAKALEAKPQVPSIADVLNLLARVPLAADGAGLVDQIRGLEELKCFAGARQAEAAVAFDLSQRREQADAGVPAAGQGAGVAAQIALARRESPARGSRLLGLAKALTGMPHTFAAFRAGLLNEWRTTLIVKETICLTPGDRAGVDEELAADTGALGGAGDKAIIAAVRAAAYRRDPASVAKRAARAVSERAVSLRPAPDTMTYLTALLPVAQGVAAYAALVRDADTARAAGDDRSRGQVMADTLIERLTGTPGGITGVQIQLVMTDRTLLRADAEPARLPGYGTIPAEPARAIALAGGPAAANPLAGPSGMEELDLWVRRLYTVPGSGELVAMDSTARLFPAGLKRFLQVRDDTCRTPYCDAPIRHHDHITAWHTGGPTSVNNGQGLCEACNHTKETPGWTAQTIQGQRHIVATTTPTGHTYHSTAPPLPGSALLTASLPSADVPQREVNDFLPLRGEHGLDPGQHLKSPAGHVLGRVSAPRAHGPAEGRQRLRPRESSVP
- a CDS encoding acetylxylan esterase, with protein sequence MSPTPRPSAIAGYEDWPAYVRSKPGHRASAAAAQELSDALGVPGPVAPPDVTVQWEHTHDGATTSQLSWQLGFGPRTTGWLVRPAGHPGPLPGVLALHCHGGNKFGGADRLVELPDNHPSAASARAGHYDGRALATDTARRGFVVLAHDTFAWGSRRFDLSSAPWRTAAAAAAQHAQWREDGVAPSAADEYNAAAGFHEDTIAKAAGLLGTSLAGMVAHDDLAALEVLAARPGVDQDRLGCIGFSGGGGRSLTLAALSPRIRASVVACMMTTFESLFPAYLDAHSWLLQTPGLWKLGDWPELSGRSAAARFLVQYALADELFPEDGMRRAHQLLESMHAGTGRYTGSFWPGGHVFTAAMQDEALHFLTQALAPQPLPTSPQGPR
- a CDS encoding DUF4190 domain-containing protein, encoding MSRPAYATHTATHRLNKLAVASIVFAVVAASGFWVFGVAVLAVFAVGAGHVALNQIQLKDERGKGLAIAALAVGYCIATLALISILGFIPSVVHQLWQ
- a CDS encoding beta-galactosidase, producing MQEPSGPSPVWSKVQGLAFGGDYNPEQWPRSVRAEDLELMQEAGVNLLSVGIFSWALLEPAEGQYDFGWLDEVMDNLAGIGVKVALATATAAPPAWLVRKHPEILPVTADGTVLGPGSRRHYTPSSAVYRRYATGITRVIAERYQDHPALALWHVDNELGCHISEFYGDEDATAFRAWLERRYGTVDALNASWGTAFWSQNYGSFDEILPPSVAPSTLNPGQQLDFQRFNSWSLVDYYRQLVAVLREVTPDVPCTTNLMASSATKSMDYFDWAKELDVIANDHYLVAADPERQVELAFSADLTRGIAGGDPWILMEHSTSAVNWQPRNQPKMPGEMLRNSLAHVARGADAVMFFQWRQSFAGSEKFHSAMVPHGGRDTRVWREVVELGAALKRLEPVRGSRVQSRAAIVFDYESWWASEIDSKPSIDVKYLDLLRAFHRALFLRGITVDLVHPSASLEGYGLVLVCTLYAVSDDSAANIAAAASAGATVLVSYFSGIVDMQDHVRLGGYPGAFRGLLGVRVEEFHPLLAGSQLKLSDGTVSSVWSEHVHLAGAEAIQAFTGYPLDGVPAVTRRPVGFGAAWYLATFPDPDGIDALLDKLLAESGVSPVADADPGVELVRRVSEDGRSFLFAINHTRSAASVSATGTDLLTGESFGGTVPAGGVVVVAEG